A window of the Phycisphaerae bacterium genome harbors these coding sequences:
- a CDS encoding citrate (Si)-synthase encodes MATLQDVLREKIGAYRQTVQALLREHGDKVISQVTVAQAYGGMRGVKAMICDTSVVEADKGLIVRGRPLLDITHLWPEEIFFLLLTGELPDAEAKQALQQEFDRRSQVPGYVWNLLEAMPADSHPMCMLDTAVLVMERESAFRQWYAKGMHKDEYWIPMLEDSLNILARLPVIAAGIYRIRYKEGNVLHWTHGLDYGANYANMLGLADPTGSFAQLMRLYLNFHADHEGGNVSANTCHTVGSALSDAYYSVSAGLNGLAGPLHGLANQECLSWVLETMERFDGAPTEDQLREYAFKTLRSGQVIPGYGHAVLRVVDPRFTGFLEFGKEHCANDPVFQTVERVFNVIPKVLKEYSDERVKEGKNPIANIWPNVDAGSGSLLYHYGLTEFPYYTVVFSVSRTMGMLAQLILNRALGTPITRPKSVSTEWMQNTVKGMK; translated from the coding sequence ATGGCAACGCTGCAAGACGTATTACGCGAGAAAATCGGGGCCTATCGCCAGACCGTGCAGGCACTCCTCAGGGAACACGGCGACAAGGTGATTTCCCAGGTTACCGTCGCCCAGGCCTACGGCGGCATGCGCGGCGTAAAGGCCATGATCTGCGACACCTCGGTCGTCGAGGCTGATAAAGGCCTGATCGTCCGCGGGCGCCCGCTTCTGGACATCACCCACCTCTGGCCAGAGGAGATCTTCTTCCTGCTCCTCACCGGCGAGCTACCCGATGCGGAGGCCAAGCAGGCCCTTCAGCAGGAGTTCGATCGCCGCTCCCAGGTACCCGGGTACGTGTGGAACCTTCTCGAGGCCATGCCGGCCGACAGCCATCCCATGTGCATGCTGGATACGGCCGTGCTCGTCATGGAGCGGGAGAGCGCCTTCCGTCAATGGTACGCCAAGGGGATGCACAAGGACGAGTACTGGATCCCGATGCTGGAGGATTCGCTCAATATCCTCGCCCGGCTGCCGGTCATCGCCGCGGGGATTTACCGCATCCGCTACAAAGAAGGCAACGTGCTGCATTGGACGCACGGCCTGGATTACGGGGCCAACTACGCCAACATGCTCGGCCTGGCTGACCCCACAGGCAGCTTCGCCCAACTGATGCGCCTTTACCTGAACTTCCACGCCGACCATGAAGGTGGGAATGTTTCCGCCAACACGTGTCACACCGTGGGCTCGGCGCTGTCCGATGCCTACTACTCCGTCTCGGCCGGGTTGAACGGACTGGCCGGTCCGCTGCACGGGCTCGCCAATCAGGAGTGCCTCTCCTGGGTGTTGGAGACGATGGAGCGTTTCGATGGCGCCCCGACCGAGGATCAACTCCGCGAGTACGCTTTCAAGACGCTGCGCAGCGGGCAGGTGATTCCGGGGTACGGCCACGCCGTGCTTCGCGTGGTCGATCCGCGTTTCACCGGATTCCTGGAGTTCGGCAAGGAGCACTGCGCCAACGACCCGGTTTTCCAAACGGTCGAGCGTGTCTTCAACGTCATTCCCAAGGTGCTCAAGGAGTACTCCGACGAGCGCGTGAAGGAGGGCAAGAACCCCATCGCCAACATCTGGCCGAACGTGGACGCCGGTTCGGGCTCGCTGCTGTATCACTACGGCCTGACGGAGTTCCCCTACTACACCGTGGTCTTCTCCGTGTCGCGGACGATGGGCATGCTGGCGCAGCTCATTCTGAACCGCGCGTTGGGCACGCCCATCACCCGGCCGAAGTCCGTCTCGACGGAGTGGATGCAGAACACGGTGAAGGGGATGAAGTAA
- a CDS encoding tetratricopeptide repeat protein translates to MEKGVKRRDEWIWLAAVLLSGLVLRASYLIELTGEPDFAHPTAIDSDYHDEWAVGLATGVWSDRLQTDPHIKDTAYFRPPGYAYFLAGVYALFGHSYLAARLIQMLFGLGTVVVLWRLGRSWLGPPVGLAAAALAATFWPFIYYEAELHEVSLLVLLAGAILLVLARQVGRPSVLAGLAAGVLIGLFAIVRPNILLFAPVGMAWCWWNLKKATGNGQQASGRRTRGARFDVVAGLVVGAVLPIIPVTVRNFAVAREFVLISSNAGMQLRIGNNIDATGLADGYLPELEELTGLDGWTTYDIPRIHRGVEREAGREMTASQVSHYFTSRTWDYIRNHPLDWLALTGRKFLFFWGPMELDSNKELHYARQESIVLRCDPVGFTPILAGAIVGIVLAWRRRNPVLQDACGEVRRGTHPTDREEVRQGTHPADREEVRRGVHPGQIGSSAQAEACGSPVAPTTVLLVLFVLFYWLSFALFSVTTRYRLPLVPALILLCAVAGVAVWKQAAQSRKGAFFATAGAWALLGLILSIRFVPYEPDLAKWHYFRGAAYERAGELERALPRYLQSLDIDPDNPRTHFSLAGVLARLGHPEEALAEWREAVRLKPDYLDAYVNMGTVLAGLGREGEAIDVLRKGIAKGSRSVAAYGNLASLLASRGELDEARKAATTGLAVHPESALLCVALGQVEARSGNLESAREQLEQAVGIDPQLPQARLNLGLVYKELGRTGDAIEQYTTLLEQSPDDVFARHNLAVALAERGDLPAAVEQFREVIKRRPDLALTHAELAAALIRERTYAEALDELKEARRLNPELARTYLYQARCLIGLGRLAEAKTAFESYLARNPGDAQAARELADLAERMGETEGAAEVQADTGDS, encoded by the coding sequence ATGGAGAAGGGCGTCAAGAGGCGTGACGAGTGGATCTGGCTGGCTGCGGTGCTGTTGTCAGGTCTGGTATTGCGCGCGAGCTACCTGATCGAGTTGACCGGCGAACCGGATTTCGCCCATCCTACGGCCATCGATTCCGACTACCACGACGAATGGGCGGTGGGGTTAGCTACCGGCGTCTGGTCGGATCGCCTGCAGACTGACCCGCACATCAAGGACACGGCCTATTTCCGCCCGCCGGGGTACGCCTATTTTCTCGCCGGCGTTTACGCGCTTTTCGGGCACAGCTACCTGGCCGCGCGGCTGATCCAGATGCTGTTCGGCCTCGGGACGGTCGTGGTCCTGTGGCGGCTAGGGCGGAGTTGGCTTGGACCGCCCGTGGGACTGGCCGCCGCGGCGCTGGCGGCGACGTTCTGGCCGTTCATCTATTACGAAGCTGAACTGCACGAGGTGTCCCTTCTCGTTCTCCTTGCGGGCGCGATCCTGCTCGTTCTGGCTCGGCAGGTGGGAAGGCCTTCGGTCCTCGCGGGCCTTGCCGCCGGAGTGCTCATCGGCCTTTTCGCAATTGTGCGGCCGAACATCCTGCTGTTCGCTCCGGTGGGGATGGCATGGTGCTGGTGGAATTTGAAGAAGGCTACAGGCAACGGGCAACAGGCATCAGGCAGAAGAACGCGCGGCGCTAGATTCGATGTGGTTGCGGGGCTTGTGGTTGGTGCGGTGTTGCCGATCATTCCGGTTACGGTCCGGAACTTCGCGGTGGCCCGTGAATTCGTGCTCATCTCCAGCAATGCAGGCATGCAACTGCGCATCGGTAACAACATCGATGCGACGGGTCTGGCTGATGGTTACCTGCCCGAGCTTGAAGAATTGACCGGGCTCGACGGGTGGACGACGTACGATATCCCGCGCATCCACCGAGGCGTCGAACGAGAGGCCGGCCGGGAGATGACGGCATCGCAGGTGTCACACTATTTCACGAGCAGGACATGGGACTACATCCGCAATCATCCGCTGGACTGGCTGGCACTGACCGGAAGGAAATTCCTGTTTTTCTGGGGGCCGATGGAACTGGACAGCAACAAGGAGCTGCACTACGCCCGGCAGGAATCGATCGTGCTGCGCTGCGATCCGGTCGGATTCACGCCCATTCTGGCGGGGGCGATTGTGGGGATCGTGCTGGCATGGCGGCGGAGAAATCCGGTTCTTCAAGATGCATGCGGGGAGGTGCGTCGGGGGACGCACCCTACAGATCGCGAAGAGGTGCGTCAGGGGACGCACCCAGCAGATCGTGAAGAGGTGCGCCGGGGGGTGCATCCCGGGCAAATAGGATCGTCCGCGCAGGCTGAAGCGTGCGGCTCGCCCGTGGCGCCGACTACGGTGTTGCTGGTGCTGTTCGTTTTGTTCTATTGGCTTTCGTTCGCGCTGTTCAGCGTCACCACGCGCTACCGACTGCCCCTGGTTCCCGCGCTGATTCTGCTTTGTGCCGTGGCAGGGGTGGCCGTGTGGAAGCAGGCGGCCCAGTCGAGAAAAGGCGCCTTTTTTGCGACGGCTGGTGCGTGGGCGTTGCTGGGGCTCATTCTCAGTATCCGCTTTGTTCCCTACGAGCCCGACCTGGCCAAGTGGCATTACTTCCGCGGCGCGGCCTACGAGCGCGCCGGTGAACTCGAGCGGGCCTTGCCGCGCTATCTGCAATCGCTCGATATTGATCCGGACAACCCGCGTACGCACTTCTCGCTGGCCGGCGTACTCGCCCGGCTCGGACACCCCGAGGAGGCCCTGGCCGAATGGCGGGAAGCCGTGCGACTCAAGCCGGATTACCTGGATGCTTATGTCAACATGGGGACGGTGCTGGCGGGTCTGGGACGCGAGGGTGAAGCCATTGACGTGCTCCGGAAGGGTATCGCCAAAGGATCGCGAAGCGTCGCCGCGTACGGGAATCTGGCGAGTTTGCTGGCTTCACGGGGGGAATTGGATGAAGCGCGGAAGGCCGCGACGACGGGCCTGGCCGTTCATCCGGAATCCGCGCTGCTTTGCGTCGCCCTGGGGCAGGTGGAGGCGCGAAGCGGGAACCTCGAATCGGCCCGAGAGCAGCTCGAGCAGGCTGTCGGAATCGATCCGCAACTCCCCCAGGCGCGATTGAATCTCGGACTGGTGTACAAGGAGTTGGGACGGACGGGCGATGCCATCGAGCAATATACGACATTGCTCGAGCAATCGCCGGACGATGTCTTCGCGCGGCACAACCTGGCCGTGGCGCTCGCCGAGCGCGGTGACCTGCCGGCTGCGGTCGAGCAATTTCGAGAGGTGATCAAGCGTCGTCCCGACCTGGCGCTGACTCATGCCGAACTCGCCGCGGCGCTGATCCGAGAGCGTACATACGCGGAGGCGCTGGACGAACTTAAGGAGGCCCGTCGCCTCAACCCCGAGCTGGCGCGGACGTACCTCTACCAGGCGCGCTGTCTGATCGGTCTGGGCCGTCTGGCCGAGGCGAAAACCGCGTTCGAGTCGTACCTGGCTCGGAATCCGGGAGATGCCCAAGCGGCACGGGAGCTTGCCGATCTGGCGGAGAGGATGGGGGAAACCGAGGGGGCGGCCGAGGTGCAGGCCGATACGGGCGATTCTTGA
- the ffh gene encoding signal recognition particle protein: MFDALSERLGNIFRGLRGRGKITEENVREVMREIRTALLEADVHLEVAREFCDEVAQKAVGAEVIQSLRPAEVMVKIVHDELVRLMGPVDPRIPFVTPGPTILLLAGLQGSGKTTTCAKLARMLIERGKRPIMVAADLKRPAAIDQLEVLGIQVGCPVYVERDQQNPVKVCRNGVQQARKTDRDVVILDTAGRLAIDDELMQEVARVAQATNPHQVYLVLDAMTGQDAVGTARAFNERLELDGCILTKFDSDTRGGAALSVKKITSKPIKFVGVGEKLDALEEFRPDRVAGRILGMGDVLSLVEQAQRQYDAEEAARLEKRMAKGAFSLEDFMLQLRKMRQMGSLKDIVKKIPGMGDMMGDLGDFDERELVRMEAAIQSMTPKERENPKLIEASRRRRIARGAGCDPSDVSQLVKMFMPMRKMMQEMSGKSMWQRLRMGTQFSKMMAGGGVPKLKGSTADSRRTLSKKDKRKRRKR, translated from the coding sequence ATGTTTGATGCCTTATCAGAACGGCTGGGCAATATATTTCGCGGGCTTCGTGGTCGGGGAAAGATCACCGAGGAGAACGTCCGCGAGGTGATGCGGGAGATTCGTACCGCACTGCTCGAGGCCGACGTCCATCTCGAAGTCGCCCGCGAGTTCTGCGACGAGGTTGCCCAGAAGGCCGTCGGCGCGGAAGTGATCCAGTCGCTGCGTCCCGCGGAAGTGATGGTCAAGATCGTTCACGACGAACTGGTCCGCCTGATGGGGCCGGTCGATCCGCGCATTCCGTTCGTGACGCCCGGTCCGACGATCCTGCTGCTGGCGGGCCTGCAAGGCTCCGGAAAGACCACGACGTGTGCCAAGCTGGCGCGGATGCTCATCGAGCGCGGCAAGCGCCCGATCATGGTGGCGGCGGACCTGAAGCGTCCCGCGGCCATCGACCAACTGGAGGTCCTCGGCATCCAGGTCGGCTGTCCGGTTTACGTCGAACGCGATCAGCAGAACCCGGTGAAGGTCTGCCGCAACGGCGTGCAGCAGGCGCGGAAGACGGATCGCGACGTGGTCATCCTGGACACGGCCGGTCGATTGGCGATCGACGACGAATTGATGCAGGAAGTCGCCCGGGTGGCGCAGGCGACGAATCCGCACCAGGTCTACCTCGTGCTCGACGCGATGACGGGTCAGGATGCCGTGGGCACGGCCCGGGCGTTCAACGAGCGACTGGAGCTTGACGGGTGCATTCTCACCAAGTTCGACAGCGACACGCGCGGCGGCGCGGCGCTGTCGGTCAAGAAGATCACGAGCAAGCCCATCAAATTCGTCGGTGTGGGCGAGAAGCTCGACGCGCTGGAGGAATTCCGTCCCGACCGCGTTGCCGGACGAATCCTGGGGATGGGCGACGTGCTCAGTCTCGTGGAGCAGGCGCAGCGTCAGTACGACGCGGAAGAGGCGGCGCGGCTCGAGAAACGCATGGCCAAGGGCGCGTTTTCGCTCGAGGACTTCATGCTCCAGCTTCGCAAGATGCGACAGATGGGTTCGCTCAAGGACATCGTCAAGAAGATCCCCGGCATGGGGGACATGATGGGCGACCTGGGCGACTTCGACGAGCGCGAGCTGGTGCGCATGGAAGCGGCCATTCAGTCGATGACGCCCAAGGAGCGGGAGAATCCGAAGCTCATCGAGGCCTCGCGCCGAAGGCGAATTGCGCGCGGAGCGGGATGCGATCCATCGGACGTGAGCCAACTCGTGAAGATGTTCATGCCCATGCGCAAGATGATGCAGGAGATGAGCGGCAAGTCGATGTGGCAGCGCCTGCGCATGGGGACGCAGTTCTCGAAGATGATGGCCGGCGGCGGGGTGCCGAAACTCAAAGGGTCCACGGCCGACTCGCGGCGCACGTTGAGCAAGAAGGACAAGCGCAAACGTCGCAAGAGGTGA
- a CDS encoding PQQ-binding-like beta-propeller repeat protein codes for MIRSCDGKEVRLCAVMGGMVTLLWLPTVSFAQPMRTGIEKPEVMAVAPGRIEEAPPILNLLQKADEAVAREDWKLAVDSLQRVIDDPGGAMLARKGGDGAGGQLYESARRTAIRAVSALPAEGLRTYRILLDGKAKGLYERAKSERDTDALREVVRRYLLTRWGDDAADTLASWALDEGRPVEAAIMLRSVFEFCQDRDVPEARLVGKLAAALAMMGLMTDATVEINNHRARLGDGGLFDKWLAKVPEAAYALRNGASCPEDVETIREGVSAESFHPTIEKGALWSARIDLAFGGDAGSADRGAWNLAFPGDSVEMQGDSIFVRTPTGCLAAEADDLRTLWQQPGELLGTTRQLQWDTRNQRFSHDLLFPRRMVIDDYIGASLAVIDDLVLTVERHRMNLADADLTPSMRGFNLGRTALRDEPLSRLYAYDVNDGKVRWVKGRGGAPDDPLTAADFRSVPIAVRGELWVPFYRQNDLYLGVLDPQDGRIRREMLLCSITGVWDVPGHEIRPAYADGIVFVPTGHGLLFAVDATEFTPLWAAGYLFHPAFRSAGRSDRDGQIISAPPAVAGGAVILATWEIPHLAAFDVTDGRLRWSKDLDGGSYLLDTDEERVWLGGAAIRAFRARDGAELWRFDVPDAAASGQAVLCGDVIFVLTMSGMITLDKNTGSVLERQQLPSGAPPLGQLLCRNGALYSYGEDGLRMFPDLAVRYAEARKHFEQRGDAESRFQLARIELFQGKPAEALEVLDDSAAMAEGGSLGENLRHVYVEAAVALALDDSTSVNRSIELLERARLKAERLDDRLRVGLGLTERQADMGRSLEAASGLWDMVVGPEGAALAETEPGVWQQGWLVVAPRIQALWSTLDSDARSNLAAVMSEGVTRWSSEALASDWSGAADRKLLAVAELGLDEGVSDRARLALADAALRRWRFEEAEQHLKCCARDCAMAPARNSARMRLAGLYADPALPSFDMASTELRELEAAAFDEPVPFEWLDIEGPAGPLASMTIGQWATSFREDGGLPPSGELPPAIESPAHVVLADQQRPAWSRPPTTAGSPPRVVRFPEDASAAPEDRVLLVASEGQVECKDALSGRDLWRAALTAPQSFPQPEINQAMFRPQPQFLPPIESAVDGQTAVTVVPGTGVFAIGTRSGKQLWYRPRPSVLVEENDEVACRPVADSGEVCLALDPHHATLVRASDGSIKWQTNVPGGNIGQLWLTSDRVIAADRMLEQITFLDRASGERRGTGRFVQPGSEAEPVRLVLSGDRFCGPEAGKSGDAVLGLDASTGDVVWRLAVTQPVVQIFEAAPGYLGVGLLGTEFLLVNAEDGELLRTLSVPGGRAVRDGLLVDGTLLLQQVVTRNSLRYSRICAVDLATGDAVWSRENLAPTAWPGRAFALADKSLFAVFSEASPIDPTTRRRAITNERLSLAVLDVASGQPIGPSLAIPDPAAAQRVAGDVLALRRAIIVGTNGGVYSFPTEWVEQDHTSLDGGP; via the coding sequence TTGATCAGGTCATGCGACGGCAAAGAGGTGCGGCTGTGCGCCGTGATGGGGGGCATGGTGACCCTACTGTGGCTCCCCACGGTTTCCTTTGCCCAGCCGATGCGCACCGGCATTGAAAAGCCGGAGGTCATGGCGGTCGCCCCCGGGCGGATCGAGGAAGCACCGCCGATTCTGAATCTTCTGCAGAAGGCCGATGAGGCGGTCGCCCGTGAAGACTGGAAGCTGGCGGTGGACTCGCTTCAGCGGGTGATCGACGATCCCGGCGGGGCCATGCTCGCCCGCAAAGGCGGCGACGGCGCGGGGGGGCAGCTCTATGAGTCCGCGCGCCGGACGGCGATACGGGCGGTTTCCGCACTTCCGGCCGAAGGTCTTCGCACGTACCGCATCCTGCTCGACGGCAAAGCGAAGGGGCTGTACGAGCGCGCGAAGTCGGAGCGGGACACGGATGCGCTTCGCGAGGTCGTCCGCCGCTATCTTTTGACGCGGTGGGGAGACGATGCAGCGGATACGCTGGCTTCGTGGGCTCTGGACGAAGGCCGTCCGGTGGAGGCCGCGATCATGCTCCGAAGCGTCTTCGAGTTCTGCCAGGATCGAGACGTGCCGGAAGCGCGGCTCGTGGGCAAGCTCGCCGCGGCATTGGCGATGATGGGATTGATGACGGATGCGACGGTGGAAATCAACAACCACCGGGCACGCCTGGGGGACGGGGGACTTTTTGACAAGTGGCTCGCGAAAGTGCCGGAAGCAGCGTACGCGCTGCGAAACGGCGCTTCATGCCCCGAGGATGTTGAGACGATCCGCGAAGGCGTGTCGGCGGAATCATTCCACCCGACGATCGAGAAAGGGGCGCTGTGGTCCGCGAGGATCGATCTCGCCTTCGGGGGTGACGCGGGATCGGCCGATCGGGGTGCCTGGAACCTGGCGTTCCCGGGCGACAGCGTCGAGATGCAGGGGGACTCGATCTTCGTTCGCACACCGACGGGTTGCCTCGCGGCGGAGGCCGACGACCTTCGTACGCTCTGGCAGCAGCCGGGCGAGTTGCTCGGCACGACCCGCCAGCTTCAGTGGGATACGCGCAACCAGCGTTTTTCGCATGACCTGCTTTTTCCCCGGCGAATGGTGATCGACGACTACATCGGCGCGTCGCTGGCGGTGATCGACGACCTCGTTTTGACGGTCGAGCGGCATCGGATGAACCTTGCCGACGCCGACCTGACGCCCTCGATGCGCGGATTCAACTTGGGTCGGACCGCACTGCGAGACGAGCCGTTGTCTCGCCTGTATGCCTACGACGTGAACGATGGGAAGGTCCGCTGGGTGAAAGGGCGGGGCGGGGCGCCGGACGACCCCCTGACCGCCGCCGATTTCCGATCGGTGCCCATCGCGGTCCGCGGCGAACTGTGGGTTCCGTTCTACCGTCAAAATGATCTTTATCTTGGCGTTCTCGATCCGCAGGACGGTCGCATCCGGCGGGAGATGCTGCTTTGTTCGATCACGGGTGTCTGGGACGTGCCCGGCCATGAGATCCGTCCCGCGTACGCTGATGGGATCGTTTTCGTGCCGACGGGGCACGGCCTGCTTTTTGCGGTCGACGCGACTGAGTTTACGCCGCTCTGGGCGGCGGGGTATCTCTTTCATCCGGCATTCCGATCCGCTGGTCGATCCGATCGAGACGGACAAATCATCTCGGCACCGCCGGCCGTCGCGGGCGGAGCCGTGATCCTGGCGACGTGGGAAATCCCGCATCTGGCCGCGTTCGATGTGACCGACGGACGACTTCGATGGTCGAAGGATCTGGACGGGGGCAGTTATCTGCTTGATACGGATGAAGAGCGCGTCTGGCTGGGGGGCGCGGCGATCCGCGCTTTTCGAGCCCGGGACGGTGCGGAACTCTGGCGGTTCGACGTTCCGGACGCGGCGGCTTCCGGGCAGGCCGTTCTTTGCGGCGACGTCATTTTCGTCCTCACCATGAGCGGGATGATCACGCTCGACAAGAACACCGGCAGCGTCCTGGAACGGCAGCAGCTTCCCTCCGGAGCGCCGCCGCTGGGGCAGCTTCTCTGCCGAAACGGCGCCCTCTATTCGTACGGCGAAGATGGATTGCGCATGTTTCCCGACTTGGCGGTTCGCTACGCGGAGGCCCGCAAGCACTTCGAACAACGCGGAGACGCCGAATCCCGTTTTCAACTTGCTCGAATAGAGCTTTTCCAGGGAAAGCCGGCCGAGGCCCTGGAGGTCCTGGACGATTCCGCGGCGATGGCTGAAGGGGGCAGCCTTGGCGAGAACCTCCGCCATGTGTACGTCGAGGCGGCCGTGGCATTGGCATTGGACGACTCGACTTCCGTCAACCGGTCAATTGAACTCCTTGAGAGAGCCCGCCTGAAAGCCGAGCGACTCGATGACCGATTGCGCGTCGGACTGGGACTGACGGAGCGCCAAGCGGATATGGGACGATCGCTGGAGGCGGCGAGCGGCCTGTGGGACATGGTGGTCGGTCCGGAAGGCGCGGCCTTGGCGGAGACAGAGCCGGGCGTCTGGCAACAGGGATGGCTGGTCGTCGCGCCGCGCATCCAGGCCCTCTGGTCCACGCTCGACTCCGATGCGCGGTCGAATCTCGCAGCAGTGATGTCCGAGGGTGTCACCCGGTGGAGCAGCGAGGCACTTGCATCCGACTGGTCCGGCGCGGCGGATCGCAAGTTGCTGGCCGTGGCGGAACTTGGTCTGGACGAGGGAGTGTCTGACCGGGCGCGACTGGCCCTGGCGGATGCGGCCCTTCGTCGCTGGCGATTCGAGGAGGCGGAGCAACATTTGAAGTGCTGCGCTCGCGACTGCGCCATGGCTCCGGCACGGAATTCCGCGCGGATGCGACTCGCCGGGCTTTATGCCGACCCAGCCCTTCCGTCGTTTGACATGGCTTCGACTGAATTGAGGGAGCTGGAGGCCGCGGCCTTCGATGAACCTGTTCCGTTCGAATGGCTGGATATCGAGGGACCGGCCGGGCCGCTCGCGTCGATGACCATCGGTCAGTGGGCGACGTCCTTTCGCGAAGATGGAGGGCTGCCTCCATCTGGGGAGCTGCCGCCCGCCATCGAATCGCCGGCCCATGTCGTCCTGGCGGACCAGCAACGGCCGGCCTGGTCGAGGCCTCCCACGACGGCGGGAAGTCCTCCCCGCGTGGTGCGTTTTCCGGAGGATGCTTCCGCTGCGCCGGAGGATCGCGTTCTTCTTGTCGCTTCCGAGGGGCAGGTCGAGTGCAAGGACGCACTTTCGGGACGTGACCTGTGGCGTGCGGCGTTGACCGCTCCGCAGAGTTTTCCGCAACCCGAGATCAACCAGGCGATGTTTCGCCCGCAGCCGCAGTTTCTGCCCCCGATTGAAAGTGCGGTTGATGGACAGACGGCCGTTACGGTTGTGCCGGGGACCGGGGTGTTCGCGATCGGAACGAGGAGCGGGAAACAACTCTGGTACCGGCCTAGGCCGAGCGTGCTCGTTGAGGAGAACGACGAGGTAGCCTGTCGACCCGTGGCGGATTCCGGCGAGGTTTGTCTGGCGCTGGATCCGCACCATGCAACCCTTGTTCGGGCATCGGATGGGTCCATCAAGTGGCAGACCAACGTCCCCGGAGGGAACATCGGGCAGTTGTGGCTGACGTCGGATCGCGTTATTGCGGCCGATCGAATGCTGGAACAGATCACGTTTCTGGATCGGGCAAGCGGTGAGCGGAGGGGGACGGGACGATTCGTACAACCGGGTTCCGAGGCGGAGCCGGTCCGTCTCGTTCTTTCCGGCGATCGATTCTGCGGTCCCGAGGCTGGGAAGAGCGGAGACGCCGTGCTGGGTCTGGACGCCAGCACCGGGGACGTGGTCTGGCGCCTGGCGGTGACACAGCCCGTCGTGCAGATATTCGAAGCTGCACCGGGCTATCTGGGCGTGGGGCTTCTCGGTACCGAATTCCTCCTGGTCAACGCCGAGGATGGTGAACTCCTTCGGACGTTGTCGGTTCCCGGTGGGCGAGCCGTTCGCGATGGACTGCTCGTCGATGGCACGCTTCTGCTGCAGCAGGTGGTCACGCGCAACAGTCTTCGCTATTCTCGCATCTGCGCCGTGGACCTGGCCACCGGAGACGCGGTGTGGTCTCGGGAGAATCTGGCACCGACCGCCTGGCCGGGGCGGGCGTTCGCACTCGCGGACAAGAGTCTGTTTGCGGTCTTCAGCGAAGCCTCGCCGATTGATCCTACGACCCGTCGCCGAGCGATTACGAACGAGCGACTCTCGCTTGCCGTTCTCGACGTGGCGAGCGGCCAGCCGATCGGCCCATCGCTCGCCATTCCGGATCCGGCTGCGGCGCAGCGGGTCGCCGGGGATGTGCTTGCGCTGCGGCGTGCCATCATTGTGGGGACCAACGGGGGTGTCTACAGCTTTCCAACGGAATGGGTCGAACAAGACCACACCTCACTGGACGGGGGGCCGTGA
- a CDS encoding terpene cyclase/mutase family protein, whose translation MTESMLCHFFNRTRLRNCPARRLVSALTVCAWVLAVAQPARGQSSPVRPLPAGITPETHKAIDRGLAYLARTQDRQGSWSNRSQLNAYPVAMTSLAAIALMMDGNTTTQGRYAQNVDRAARYVMSSVTSSGLISRPEFEPRPMYGHGFSVLFLGQLQGMTEDPQRAQEIQDLLRNGVQLIGRAQSSQGGWIYTPDGRSDEGSVTITQVQALRSCRNAGVAVPKDVVDDAMQYLVASQNADGGIRYRLGTPGPSHPPLSAAAVCCWYNAGEYDNRHARMALEHAKQNLPPEAIMGHDYYAHLYLAQALYIGRDPYWDEYFQRRRDYMLSQQQADGSFQSRDGVGDIYDTAIALIILQLPFNRLPIMQR comes from the coding sequence GTGACAGAATCCATGCTGTGCCACTTTTTCAATCGGACGCGGCTGCGTAACTGCCCCGCGCGGCGTCTCGTTTCGGCTCTCACGGTGTGTGCGTGGGTGCTCGCGGTCGCGCAACCTGCACGGGGTCAATCGTCGCCCGTGCGGCCGCTTCCCGCCGGGATCACACCCGAGACGCACAAGGCCATCGATCGCGGGTTGGCCTACCTGGCTCGAACGCAGGATCGGCAGGGCTCGTGGTCCAACCGGAGCCAGCTCAACGCATATCCGGTAGCGATGACTTCACTTGCGGCCATCGCCCTGATGATGGATGGGAATACGACGACGCAGGGACGCTACGCGCAGAACGTGGACCGCGCGGCGCGCTATGTCATGAGCTCGGTGACGAGCTCGGGTTTGATCTCGCGTCCAGAGTTTGAGCCGCGACCGATGTACGGCCACGGATTTTCGGTTCTTTTCCTCGGCCAGCTTCAGGGGATGACGGAAGATCCTCAACGGGCGCAGGAAATTCAGGATCTCTTGCGCAACGGGGTGCAGCTCATCGGGCGTGCTCAAAGCTCACAGGGCGGATGGATTTACACGCCGGACGGGCGATCCGACGAGGGGTCCGTGACCATCACGCAGGTGCAGGCGTTGCGATCCTGCCGTAACGCCGGGGTCGCCGTGCCCAAGGACGTCGTGGACGATGCCATGCAGTACCTCGTGGCGTCACAGAACGCCGATGGTGGCATTCGCTATCGCCTCGGAACGCCGGGACCTTCCCACCCGCCGTTGTCGGCCGCCGCCGTTTGCTGCTGGTACAACGCCGGTGAGTATGACAATCGTCACGCGCGCATGGCGCTGGAGCACGCCAAGCAGAACCTTCCGCCGGAAGCGATTATGGGCCACGACTACTACGCCCATCTATACTTGGCGCAGGCGCTCTACATCGGGAGAGACCCTTATTGGGATGAGTACTTTCAGCGGCGGCGGGATTACATGCTGAGTCAACAGCAGGCCGACGGTTCGTTCCAATCGCGTGACGGCGTGGGGGACATCTACGACACGGCCATTGCGTTGATCATTCTCCAGTTGCCCTTCAATCGGCTTCCCATCATGCAGCGTTAG